In Amycolatopsis solani, a single window of DNA contains:
- a CDS encoding CATRA system-associated protein, with protein MPGSVFTFYSYKGGVGRSFTLANIAVLLARWGHRVLCLDWDLEAPGLGDYFRPQLPGRPRGGVVDLVADFRAGRFAPGAHVMRLRGARALDFIAAGSEGPGYVGQVQAIDWDDLYDEGFGEYLEKCREQWTAEYDFVLIDSRTGISDIGSICTAHLPDHLVLLFTANRQSIRGALDLAGRADKARNLLPFDRSRLTVLPILSRFDNREEYGRSEEWRRIVVGETAELYRTWLDQGVAPETMSRHLTLPYVSYWSFGEQLPVLSEKTPSADQIGFALETVAAVIACRLDRTDLLAENRDAYVAAVRASRQEFKHELRVSIPRSSVGPAAELIAELQKLDVRVVKSLSGDRTLLSRAEDDARHLCLVVDGKVSRWQAAEVELFLHRTLGQDRRVIPVLTSGTEAAGLPGYVGNLRYLRLGARGPAEVARDLVGQLRGFTPLLEALDVAEVLHQARDARLRPSRWDLVDELLDGLRAAIGAGDDARANDLAADLAVATRARPPNGDVRDAAPQPTRHAIEWLLRLLETRAKTTTQHRKDLE; from the coding sequence ATGCCGGGTTCGGTCTTCACCTTCTACTCCTACAAGGGCGGCGTCGGTCGCAGCTTCACGCTGGCCAACATCGCCGTGCTCCTGGCGCGCTGGGGCCACCGGGTGCTGTGCCTGGACTGGGACCTCGAAGCACCCGGCCTCGGCGACTACTTCCGGCCGCAGCTGCCGGGCCGGCCCCGCGGCGGCGTGGTCGACCTCGTCGCGGACTTCCGGGCCGGCCGGTTCGCGCCGGGCGCGCACGTCATGCGGCTGCGGGGCGCCCGCGCGCTCGACTTCATCGCGGCCGGGAGCGAGGGGCCCGGGTACGTCGGCCAGGTCCAGGCGATCGACTGGGACGACCTGTACGACGAGGGGTTCGGCGAATACCTCGAGAAGTGCCGGGAGCAGTGGACCGCGGAGTACGACTTCGTGCTCATCGACAGCCGCACCGGGATCTCCGACATCGGGAGCATCTGCACCGCGCACCTGCCGGACCACCTGGTGCTGCTGTTCACGGCGAACCGGCAGAGCATCCGCGGCGCGCTGGACCTGGCCGGACGCGCCGACAAGGCGCGGAACCTGCTGCCGTTCGACCGGTCCCGGCTGACCGTCCTGCCGATCCTGTCGCGCTTCGACAACCGGGAGGAGTACGGCCGGTCGGAGGAGTGGCGCCGGATCGTCGTCGGGGAGACGGCCGAGCTGTACCGGACGTGGCTGGACCAAGGCGTCGCCCCGGAGACGATGTCCCGGCACCTCACGCTGCCGTACGTGTCGTACTGGAGTTTCGGCGAGCAGCTGCCGGTGCTGTCGGAGAAGACCCCGAGCGCGGACCAGATCGGGTTCGCGCTGGAGACGGTCGCCGCGGTGATCGCCTGCCGCCTCGACCGCACCGACCTGCTGGCGGAGAACCGCGACGCCTACGTGGCGGCGGTGCGCGCGAGCCGCCAGGAGTTCAAGCACGAACTGCGGGTCAGCATCCCGAGATCGTCGGTCGGACCGGCCGCCGAGCTGATCGCTGAGCTGCAGAAGCTGGACGTCCGGGTGGTCAAGTCCCTGTCGGGCGACCGCACGCTGCTGTCCAGGGCCGAGGACGACGCCCGCCACCTGTGCCTGGTCGTCGACGGCAAGGTGAGCCGCTGGCAGGCGGCGGAGGTCGAGCTGTTCCTGCACCGCACGCTCGGCCAGGACCGCCGCGTCATCCCGGTCCTGACGTCCGGCACGGAGGCCGCGGGCCTCCCGGGCTACGTCGGCAACCTGCGCTACCTCCGCCTCGGCGCCCGTGGCCCGGCGGAGGTGGCCCGCGACCTGGTCGGCCAGCTCCGCGGCTTCACCCCGCTGCTCGAAGCACTCGACGTCGCCGAAGTCCTGCACCAGGCCCGCGACGCGCGCCTGCGCCCCTCCCGCTGGGACCTGGTCGACGAGCTCCTCGACGGCCTCCGCGCGGCCATCGGCGCCGGCGACGACGCCCGCGCCAACGACCTCGCGGCCGACCTGGCGGTGGCCACCCGAGCCCGCCCCCCGAACGGCGACGTCCGCGACGCCGCCCCGCAGCCGACCCGCCACGCGATCGAGTGGCTCTTGCGCCTCCTCGAAACCCGCGCGAAAACCACGACGCAGCACCGGAAGGATCTCGAATGA